A genome region from Senegalia massiliensis includes the following:
- a CDS encoding ABC transporter ATP-binding protein: MEILKVEKLNKTYITGDTKVEALKDIDLSINKGEFVSIVGASGSGKSTLLHLLGGLDRPTSGKVIIDGEDIYNYKEEKLAIFRRRKIGFIFQFFNLIPILNVEENIALPELLDNEKVSRDYLDELISLLGMKDRRNHLPSELSGGQQQRVAIGRALFNKPSIILADEPTGNLDSVTSKEVIELLKFTAKKYNQTLILITHELNIAQMADRVITLKDGDIVSDEYLKVE; encoded by the coding sequence ATGGAGATATTAAAAGTAGAAAAATTAAATAAGACATATATTACAGGAGATACAAAAGTGGAAGCTTTAAAAGATATTGATTTATCTATAAATAAAGGAGAATTTGTATCAATAGTTGGTGCTTCAGGATCAGGTAAATCTACGTTATTACATTTATTAGGAGGACTAGATAGACCTACTAGTGGGAAAGTAATAATTGATGGAGAAGATATTTACAATTATAAAGAAGAAAAATTAGCTATATTTAGAAGAAGAAAAATAGGCTTTATATTTCAGTTCTTTAATCTAATACCCATATTAAATGTAGAGGAAAATATTGCACTTCCTGAATTATTAGATAATGAAAAAGTAAGTAGAGATTATTTAGATGAGTTAATTTCTTTGCTTGGAATGAAAGATAGAAGAAATCATCTTCCATCAGAACTATCAGGAGGACAACAACAGAGAGTAGCTATAGGAAGAGCATTATTTAATAAACCTTCAATAATACTTGCAGATGAACCTACAGGGAATTTAGATAGTGTTACATCAAAAGAAGTAATAGAATTATTGAAATTTACTGCAAAAAAATATAATCAAACATTGATACTTATAACACATGAATTAAATATTGCACAAATGGCAGATAGAGTTATAACACTTAAAGATGGAGATATAGTATCAGATGAATATTTGAAAGTAGAATAG
- a CDS encoding undecaprenyl-diphosphate phosphatase, with product MFLIELFKTLILGIVEGITEWLPVSSTGHMILVEEFIKLNYSDAFKEMFFVVIQLGAIMAVVILFFHKLNPFSPKKTKKEKMDTMAIWFKVVVGVLPAAVLGLLFDDWLNEHLYNYQTVAIMLIFYGVLFIIVENMNKGRTGKIRTFNDLSYLTAFLIGMFQVLALIPGTSRSGATIIGAIILGTSRYIAAEYSFFLSIPVMFGASALKLVKFGFDFSMEEFIILIFGMVVAFIVSIISIKFLLSYIKNNDFKAFGWYRIVLGILVIGYFVFFG from the coding sequence ATGTTTTTAATAGAATTATTTAAAACTTTAATTCTTGGAATAGTTGAGGGAATTACTGAATGGCTTCCTGTAAGTAGTACAGGTCATATGATTTTAGTTGAAGAATTTATAAAATTAAATTACTCTGATGCATTTAAAGAAATGTTTTTTGTAGTAATACAATTAGGTGCTATTATGGCTGTAGTAATTTTATTTTTCCATAAATTAAATCCTTTTTCTCCTAAAAAGACTAAAAAAGAAAAAATGGATACAATGGCAATATGGTTTAAAGTAGTAGTTGGAGTTCTTCCTGCAGCAGTTCTTGGACTTCTTTTTGATGATTGGTTAAACGAACATTTATATAATTATCAAACTGTAGCTATAATGTTAATATTCTATGGTGTATTATTTATAATAGTTGAAAATATGAATAAAGGAAGAACAGGTAAAATTAGAACATTTAATGACTTAAGTTATTTAACTGCATTTCTAATAGGAATGTTTCAAGTTCTAGCCCTTATTCCAGGTACATCTCGGTCAGGTGCTACTATTATAGGTGCAATTATACTTGGAACGTCTAGATATATTGCTGCTGAATATTCATTCTTTTTATCTATTCCAGTAATGTTTGGAGCAAGTGCATTAAAACTTGTTAAATTTGGCTTTGATTTTTCCATGGAAGAATTTATAATACTTATATTTGGTATGGTTGTAGCATTTATTGTTTCAATTATATCTATTAAGTTCTTACTTTCATATATTAAAAACAATGACTTTAAAGCATTTGGTTGGTATAGAATAGTACTTGGAATTCTTGTAATTGGATATTTTGTATTTTTTGGATAA
- the gloA gene encoding lactoylglutathione lyase, which produces MDYKMLHTCLRVMDLDKSLKFYKEALGFKETGRKDFPEYEFTLVFLTDSTGNYEIELTYNYNPDKPYEIGNGFAHIAVSVADLEASRERHKDMGYKVTELMGLPGSKPKYYFVTDPDGYDVEVIRA; this is translated from the coding sequence ATGGATTACAAAATGTTACACACTTGTTTAAGAGTTATGGATTTAGATAAGTCATTAAAGTTTTATAAAGAAGCTTTAGGGTTTAAAGAAACTGGAAGAAAGGATTTTCCTGAATATGAATTTACATTAGTGTTTTTAACGGACTCAACAGGTAATTATGAGATAGAGTTAACTTATAATTATAATCCAGATAAACCATATGAAATTGGAAATGGCTTTGCACATATAGCTGTTTCTGTAGCTGATTTAGAAGCTTCTAGAGAAAGACATAAAGATATGGGTTATAAAGTAACAGAGCTTATGGGCCTTCCGGGAAGTAAGCCAAAATATTATTTTGTAACAGATCCAGATGGATATGATGTAGAAGTAATAAGAGCATAA
- a CDS encoding DUF255 domain-containing protein, producing MERESFEDEEVAELLNDYFIPIKVDREERPDLDNIYMTITQAITGQGGWPMNVFLTPDKKPIYAGTYFPKRSILDRVGLMDILYNINKAWKEKRDDIVENSEDIIEKLNNIQSSSNEELSKEVLEEVFNERKEDFDPKYGGFGSAPKFPMPHNLMFLIRFYKENNDEKALEIIEKTLDGMYKGGIFDHIGFGFSRYSVDGKWLVPHFEKMLYDNALLAYCYLEGYQATGKELYKEVAEKIFTYIIRDMTSNKGGFYSAEDADSEGVEGKFYVWTKDEIKDILGDEEGEVVCNYFDITDTGNFEGKNIPNLIKYDLNFLKKSPDLINRVHAYADMLFYTRENRIKPHKDDKILTSWNGLMIAAFAYGGRILNKPLFINRAKESIEFIYENLIDENGRLLARYRDGESRYKGYLEDYSFLTWGLIETYEATFDDIYLERAKKLMDDTFRLFWDDKNGGFFINGHDAEELVLRPKEIYDGAIPSGNSVAAFNMIKLSKMLEDESYKEKYNRMLKSFSSTIKNMPHAHSFFLLSYMDYIKNGKNIVIAYEKEDDLFDDIIREINSRYLPFTTVVKGRRELKDNKTTVYICENYSCNMPINNLEEFKEALK from the coding sequence ATGGAAAGAGAAAGTTTTGAAGATGAAGAAGTAGCTGAGCTTTTAAATGATTACTTTATACCTATAAAAGTAGATAGAGAAGAAAGACCAGATTTAGATAATATTTATATGACAATCACGCAGGCAATCACAGGTCAAGGTGGTTGGCCTATGAATGTATTTTTAACACCTGATAAAAAGCCAATTTATGCAGGGACTTATTTTCCAAAACGTTCTATATTAGATAGAGTAGGACTTATGGATATCTTATATAATATAAATAAAGCATGGAAAGAAAAAAGAGATGATATAGTAGAAAATAGTGAAGACATAATAGAAAAATTAAATAATATTCAAAGTTCAAGTAATGAAGAATTGAGTAAAGAAGTTTTAGAGGAAGTATTTAATGAGAGAAAGGAAGACTTTGATCCTAAATATGGAGGCTTTGGAAGTGCTCCTAAGTTTCCTATGCCCCATAATTTAATGTTTTTGATACGTTTTTATAAAGAAAATAATGATGAAAAAGCATTGGAAATTATAGAAAAAACATTAGATGGAATGTATAAAGGTGGTATATTTGACCACATAGGATTTGGATTTTCCAGATATTCAGTAGATGGAAAATGGTTAGTTCCTCATTTTGAAAAGATGTTATATGATAATGCACTTTTAGCATACTGTTATTTAGAAGGTTATCAGGCAACAGGAAAAGAGTTATATAAAGAAGTAGCAGAAAAAATATTTACTTATATAATTCGTGATATGACTTCAAATAAAGGTGGATTTTATTCAGCAGAAGATGCAGATAGTGAAGGTGTGGAAGGTAAGTTTTATGTTTGGACTAAAGATGAGATAAAAGATATTTTAGGAGATGAAGAAGGTGAAGTAGTTTGTAATTATTTTGATATAACAGACACAGGAAATTTTGAAGGCAAAAATATACCAAATCTTATAAAATATGATTTGAATTTTCTGAAAAAATCTCCTGATTTAATAAATCGAGTACATGCATATGCTGATATGCTATTTTATACAAGGGAAAATAGAATAAAACCCCACAAGGATGACAAAATACTTACCTCTTGGAATGGGCTTATGATAGCAGCATTTGCATATGGTGGTAGAATATTAAATAAACCTCTATTTATAAATCGTGCTAAAGAAAGTATAGAATTTATATATGAAAATTTAATTGATGAAAATGGAAGATTACTTGCAAGATACCGTGATGGCGAATCAAGATATAAAGGATATTTAGAAGATTATTCATTTTTAACTTGGGGATTGATTGAAACTTATGAGGCAACATTTGATGATATTTATTTAGAAAGAGCAAAAAAATTAATGGATGATACTTTTAGATTATTTTGGGATGATAAAAATGGAGGATTTTTCATAAATGGTCATGATGCAGAAGAATTAGTATTAAGACCAAAAGAAATATATGATGGAGCAATACCTTCAGGCAATTCAGTAGCTGCTTTTAATATGATAAAATTATCTAAAATGTTAGAAGACGAGTCCTATAAAGAAAAGTATAACCGAATGTTAAAGTCATTTAGTAGTACTATAAAAAATATGCCCCATGCCCATTCATTCTTTTTACTTAGTTATATGGATTATATAAAAAATGGTAAAAATATAGTAATAGCTTATGAAAAAGAAGATGATTTATTTGATGATATAATTAGAGAAATAAACAGCAGATATCTACCTTTTACTACAGTAGTTAAAGGTAGAAGAGAGCTTAAAGATAATAAAACAACAGTTTATATTTGTGAAAACTATAGTTGTAATATGCCTATAAATAATTTAGAAGAATTTAAAGAGGCATTAAAATAA
- a CDS encoding DUF255 domain-containing protein, with product MTKIKETPNRLVNEKSPYLLQHAYNPVDWYPWGQEAFEKAKKEDKPIFLSIGYS from the coding sequence ATGACTAAAATCAAAGAAACGCCCAATCGTTTAGTGAATGAAAAGAGTCCATACTTACTTCAGCATGCGTACAATCCTGTAGATTGGTATCCATGGGGACAAGAGGCTTTTGAAAAAGCTAAAAAAGAAGATAAACCAATCTTCCTTTCGATTGGGTATTCATGA
- a CDS encoding recombinase family protein — MINERDIKKVAIYLRKSRGDEEDVLKKHRTTLVKLCKKNNYEYSIFEEGIKSGESVDERPIVTQLLDLVTKSEFDGVLVAKYDRLSRGDLKDFGRVIDAFRYSDTFIMTSNKNFNVNDLNDYMQLAIEGVFSNAELKRIIERFQDGKRAGAEQGKWTNGSPPFPYIYNKKVKININGKQEVASEISIDKKRKKVYNIMKNMYLTGNYGTEKIAFYLNKQGYKTAKNKNWSSNAVSRLLLHEFHMGVMIYGKNEWKKDINGKKKITRKKDRSEWHIGTGDWETLKTPEEHNKILEISKRNNKIPSRSKQGVFPTTGLMFCKKCGYSMRYSIGKVEAKTGKQYNLTKCTHKNAIGETCPQVGKKMDEDFYNALYNSIINDNLNNHIIEESKINKKEIEEIEFLIEELNQEIIKQEVALKKVKEAYREDIYTLTELKEEKKIIDNIIKDKKQKKQELEEKIASTKRMSKEELNSRIKYFKNNWRKCTTPKQQNNLLKTIVKRINYDREGYNITLEVEYL, encoded by the coding sequence ATGATAAATGAAAGAGATATTAAAAAAGTTGCTATATATTTACGTAAGAGTAGGGGCGATGAAGAAGATGTATTAAAAAAACACAGAACGACTTTAGTTAAGTTATGTAAAAAAAATAATTATGAATATTCTATATTTGAAGAAGGAATAAAATCGGGAGAAAGCGTAGATGAAAGACCAATAGTAACTCAACTGTTAGACTTAGTCACAAAAAGTGAATTTGATGGTGTACTAGTAGCAAAGTATGACAGACTAAGCAGAGGAGATTTAAAAGATTTTGGAAGGGTTATAGATGCATTTAGATATAGTGATACCTTCATAATGACCTCTAATAAAAATTTTAACGTAAATGATTTAAATGATTATATGCAACTAGCAATAGAAGGTGTATTTTCTAACGCAGAATTAAAAAGAATTATTGAGAGATTTCAGGATGGAAAAAGGGCAGGGGCAGAACAAGGAAAATGGACTAATGGAAGCCCACCATTTCCTTACATATATAATAAAAAAGTGAAAATTAATATTAATGGTAAACAAGAAGTAGCATCTGAAATATCAATAGATAAAAAAAGAAAAAAAGTCTATAATATTATGAAAAATATGTACTTAACTGGTAATTATGGAACTGAGAAGATAGCCTTTTATCTAAATAAACAAGGATACAAAACAGCAAAAAATAAAAATTGGAGCTCTAATGCAGTAAGTCGCTTGCTTCTGCACGAATTTCATATGGGGGTTATGATATACGGAAAAAATGAATGGAAAAAAGACATAAATGGCAAAAAAAAAATAACTAGAAAAAAAGATAGAAGTGAATGGCATATTGGAACTGGAGATTGGGAAACTTTAAAAACTCCAGAAGAACATAATAAAATTTTAGAAATCAGCAAAAGAAATAATAAGATTCCTAGTCGTAGTAAGCAAGGCGTATTTCCAACTACTGGATTAATGTTTTGCAAAAAATGTGGGTATAGTATGCGTTATAGCATCGGGAAAGTAGAAGCAAAAACTGGAAAACAATATAACCTAACTAAATGTACTCATAAGAATGCTATAGGAGAAACGTGCCCACAAGTGGGGAAAAAGATGGATGAAGATTTCTATAATGCCTTATATAATTCAATTATTAACGATAATCTGAATAATCATATAATAGAAGAAAGCAAAATAAATAAAAAAGAAATAGAAGAAATAGAATTTTTAATAGAGGAACTAAATCAAGAAATTATAAAGCAAGAAGTAGCTTTAAAAAAAGTGAAAGAAGCCTATAGAGAGGATATATACACTCTAACAGAACTTAAGGAAGAAAAAAAGATAATAGACAATATAATAAAAGATAAAAAACAAAAGAAGCAAGAATTAGAAGAAAAGATAGCTTCAACTAAGAGAATGTCAAAGGAAGAATTAAATTCTAGAATTAAATATTTCAAAAACAATTGGCGAAAATGTACAACTCCAAAGCAACAGAATAACTTGCTGAAAACTATTGTAAAAAGAATTAATTACGATAGAGAGGGGTATAATATAACACTAGAGGTAGAATATCTTTAA
- a CDS encoding site-specific integrase, producing the protein MNFVSPIRDKKQIEIMKIYLKSKSKRDYLMFVLGINSALRISDILGLHVNDVWQNNKPREFIKVREQKTGKLKRFPITKNLSKALHEYMKEYNPSAQSYLFFSKKGYNKPLSRQQASSIISKTANYIGIKEPINTHSMRKTWGYWAYKNGVSIALIMEALNHSSISNTKKYLGITQQDLDNVYLNLNL; encoded by the coding sequence ATGAATTTTGTTAGTCCTATTAGAGATAAAAAACAAATAGAAATTATGAAGATATATTTAAAAAGCAAAAGTAAAAGAGATTATCTTATGTTTGTGCTTGGAATTAATTCAGCCCTGCGAATAAGTGATATTTTAGGTCTTCACGTAAATGATGTATGGCAGAATAATAAACCAAGGGAGTTTATAAAAGTTAGGGAGCAAAAAACAGGCAAGCTTAAAAGGTTTCCTATCACAAAGAATCTTAGTAAAGCATTGCATGAGTATATGAAAGAATACAATCCTAGTGCTCAATCTTATTTATTTTTTAGTAAAAAAGGATATAACAAACCTTTAAGTAGACAACAAGCCTCTAGTATAATTAGCAAAACAGCAAATTATATTGGAATAAAAGAACCAATAAACACACATTCCATGCGAAAAACTTGGGGTTATTGGGCTTATAAAAATGGTGTATCTATAGCATTAATAATGGAAGCATTAAACCACTCTTCCATTTCCAACACTAAAAAGTATTTAGGTATAACACAGCAGGATTTAGATAATGTTTATCTAAACTTAAATCTATAA
- a CDS encoding homing endonuclease associated repeat-containing protein: protein MSDKELLELIKEEYKRIKPKGCWDFFKKRDKRIPCLQNLQKKFNKTYNEILIMSGISDEELNYVRRDKKQYLDKLNEIYESLGYMPSQSEFIKLGYTPKVLAKYFGSYANAAKKIKDDFENHKTPTKIKESKEQLLKMYIEYSNKIGKPASYNDLLKSNKIYDPSIFLIRFGSMSKLKEEAGFPPIITNKTTYTKEDIKIKLIDLYLKKNKKVTVKQINSQEDLPCLKTILTKFKKTSMTEVWQEIEDSIPLSEKKLS from the coding sequence ATGAGTGATAAAGAATTATTGGAGTTAATTAAAGAAGAATATAAAAGAATAAAACCTAAAGGATGTTGGGATTTTTTTAAAAAAAGGGATAAAAGAATACCTTGCTTACAAAATCTTCAAAAGAAATTTAATAAGACATATAATGAGATATTAATTATGTCAGGGATTTCAGATGAAGAACTTAATTACGTAAGAAGAGATAAGAAGCAGTATTTAGATAAGCTAAATGAAATTTATGAGTCATTAGGATATATGCCTTCTCAAAGTGAATTTATTAAATTAGGTTACACTCCTAAAGTTTTAGCTAAATATTTTGGCTCATATGCTAATGCAGCAAAAAAAATAAAAGATGATTTTGAAAATCACAAAACTCCAACAAAAATTAAAGAAAGCAAAGAGCAATTATTAAAAATGTATATAGAATATAGCAATAAAATTGGAAAACCAGCATCTTATAATGATTTATTAAAATCTAATAAAATATATGACCCAAGCATATTTTTAATTAGATTTGGAAGTATGAGCAAGTTAAAAGAAGAGGCGGGATTTCCTCCTATAATTACGAATAAAACAACTTATACAAAGGAAGATATTAAAATTAAGTTAATAGATTTATATTTAAAAAAGAATAAAAAAGTTACAGTGAAACAGATAAACTCACAAGAAGATTTACCTTGTTTAAAAACTATATTAACTAAATTTAAGAAAACTTCCATGACTGAAGTATGGCAAGAAATTGAAGATTCTATACCTTTAAGTGAGAAAAAGCTTTCATAA
- a CDS encoding Sau3AI family type II restriction endonuclease yields MNIKKNLLYDETSPISIESYAKKLIGKTFEDVIGEAKKSKIKNKGRLGQLLEKYYFLYELNSDKNPDFKEAGVELKVTGYVINKSNKKRAKERLVLNIINFNEIYLETFDTSSFLQKNSLLLLVFYHYKKGVQRLDFTIDYVQLFQFPEKDLKIIRDDWNTIVNKIRNGKAHELSEGDTNYLGACTKGASSKSVREQPFNNIMAKQRAFSLKQGYLTQILNDYIIKGKKTYDDSVIKDIRVLDNITFEQFVIDKINYHRGKSIANLANEFDVNTNPTSKSYVADITKSILGVEGKYIEEFEKANIKIKTIRINQKGTIKEHMSFPTFKFTEIINEDWESSTLREMFLNTRFLFVIYRFDKFNDLRLEKCMFWNVPHNDLEYEIKEVWKKTISIIKEGIRTKKVGKRTTNNLPSASSSSILHVRPHARNKKDTYPLPNGGEYTKQCFWLNNSYILRQILNDESEEIN; encoded by the coding sequence GTGAATATAAAAAAGAATTTACTCTATGATGAGACAAGTCCTATTTCTATAGAATCTTATGCAAAGAAACTAATTGGAAAAACATTTGAGGATGTTATTGGAGAAGCAAAAAAAAGCAAAATTAAAAATAAGGGAAGACTAGGTCAACTATTAGAAAAATATTATTTTTTATATGAGCTGAATAGTGATAAAAATCCTGATTTTAAAGAGGCCGGTGTAGAACTCAAAGTAACAGGTTATGTGATAAATAAATCTAATAAAAAAAGAGCTAAAGAACGATTAGTATTAAACATTATAAATTTTAATGAAATATATCTAGAAACCTTCGATACTAGTTCTTTTCTCCAGAAGAACTCCTTACTTTTGTTGGTTTTTTATCACTATAAAAAAGGTGTACAAAGGCTAGATTTCACTATTGATTATGTACAATTGTTCCAGTTCCCAGAAAAAGACCTGAAAATTATTAGAGATGACTGGAATACTATAGTGAATAAAATTAGAAATGGTAAGGCCCATGAGTTGTCTGAAGGAGATACTAATTATCTTGGAGCATGTACAAAGGGTGCTAGCAGTAAGTCAGTAAGAGAACAGCCTTTTAATAATATCATGGCAAAACAAAGAGCATTTTCCTTAAAACAAGGATATCTTACTCAAATCCTTAATGATTATATAATAAAAGGTAAAAAAACTTATGATGACTCTGTAATCAAAGATATCCGTGTATTAGATAATATTACATTTGAACAGTTTGTAATAGATAAAATAAATTATCATAGAGGTAAGTCAATAGCAAATTTAGCTAATGAATTCGATGTAAATACTAACCCTACTAGTAAAAGTTATGTGGCTGATATAACTAAATCTATCTTAGGAGTAGAAGGAAAATACATTGAAGAATTTGAAAAGGCTAATATAAAAATTAAAACTATTAGAATAAATCAAAAAGGTACCATTAAAGAGCATATGTCCTTTCCTACATTTAAATTTACAGAAATAATTAATGAAGACTGGGAGTCATCAACTTTACGAGAAATGTTTTTAAATACTAGATTTCTCTTTGTTATATATAGATTTGATAAATTTAATGATTTACGATTAGAAAAATGTATGTTTTGGAATGTACCTCACAATGATTTGGAGTATGAAATTAAAGAAGTATGGAAAAAAACTATTAGTATAATCAAAGAAGGAATCAGAACTAAAAAAGTTGGAAAACGAACTACTAATAACCTGCCTTCCGCTTCTTCAAGTTCTATTCTACATGTTAGACCTCATGCTAGAAATAAAAAAGATACATACCCTTTGCCCAATGGGGGTGAGTATACAAAACAATGTTTTTGGTTAAATAATTCATATATATTAAGGCAAATTCTTAATGATGAAAGCGAGGAAATCAATTGA
- a CDS encoding BglII/BstYI family type II restriction endonuclease, whose translation MKYLKHSHRYGLSLMKNEDEFIHLWEDITTALDTISEEDIINYYNQHCANSMSISKAINNLIKERLLQRGWNKESPIFQATKYRNKRWRLDFAKDKISIEVAFNHGEAIAWNLLKPVMASELNHIEKAIQTKVGVLITATKDMKKQGAFDGACGEYEKVLRYLTPMNDILTVPMVIIGLKAPQTFRVKKHKINGKNIGVIERFTDLKL comes from the coding sequence ATGAAATACTTAAAACACTCACATCGCTATGGACTATCCTTAATGAAAAATGAAGATGAATTTATACATCTTTGGGAAGATATCACTACAGCATTAGATACAATAAGTGAAGAAGATATTATTAACTACTATAATCAGCATTGTGCCAATTCCATGAGCATTTCTAAAGCAATAAATAACCTTATAAAAGAACGCCTTTTGCAACGGGGATGGAATAAAGAAAGTCCAATTTTTCAAGCAACTAAGTACAGGAACAAAAGATGGCGTTTAGATTTTGCCAAAGATAAAATTTCTATCGAAGTAGCATTTAATCATGGAGAAGCCATTGCATGGAATTTGTTAAAGCCCGTTATGGCAAGCGAATTAAACCATATAGAAAAAGCAATTCAAACAAAGGTTGGTGTACTTATTACCGCAACAAAAGATATGAAAAAACAAGGTGCTTTTGATGGTGCCTGTGGAGAATATGAAAAAGTCTTAAGATATTTAACCCCAATGAATGATATTTTAACAGTTCCTATGGTAATTATAGGTTTAAAAGCACCACAGACTTTTCGAGTAAAGAAACATAAAATAAATGGTAAAAACATTGGAGTAATTGAAAGGTTTACAGATTTGAAGCTATGA
- the dcm gene encoding DNA (cytosine-5-)-methyltransferase: MKKTVCELFAGVGGFRIGLNASSQDWNFVWANQYEPSRKSQHAFECYIKHFGNNKNHVNMDIAQIDKKDIPEHNLLVGGFPCQDYSVARTGAKGIQGKKGVLWWEINEVLKEKKPPFVLLENVDRLLKSPSKQRGRDFGVMLGCFNLLGYSVEWRVINAAEYGFPQKRRRVFIFAFRNDTEYAKNIEDDKLKHWMHNVGFFQSQFPIEDSDSSNKDIKNIDFDYNDLVDISDNFSCKFMNSGVMSNGKIYTEKTKPKYNGRYTTLGDVLERKVDNKFYLNGALDEWNYMKGSKRIERVSKEGHKYIFSEGTIAFPDPIDRPSRTMLTSESSKNRSTHIIQDPETNKLRKITPTEAERLNGFPDNWTNTGMSQKFRYFCMGNALVVGLVSKMGEELNTIFANEK; encoded by the coding sequence ATGAAGAAAACTGTTTGTGAACTGTTTGCAGGTGTAGGAGGATTTAGAATAGGACTAAATGCTTCTTCTCAAGATTGGAATTTTGTTTGGGCAAATCAATATGAACCGAGTAGAAAATCTCAGCATGCGTTTGAATGTTATATTAAACACTTTGGAAATAATAAAAATCATGTTAATATGGATATTGCTCAAATCGATAAAAAAGATATTCCTGAGCACAATCTATTAGTAGGTGGTTTTCCATGTCAGGATTATAGTGTAGCCCGTACAGGTGCAAAAGGCATTCAAGGGAAGAAAGGAGTATTGTGGTGGGAAATTAATGAAGTATTAAAAGAAAAAAAACCTCCATTTGTACTTTTAGAAAATGTGGATAGATTACTTAAATCCCCATCAAAGCAAAGAGGTAGAGACTTTGGTGTTATGCTTGGTTGTTTTAATTTATTAGGTTATTCCGTGGAATGGAGAGTTATTAATGCTGCCGAATATGGATTTCCACAAAAAAGAAGAAGAGTATTTATCTTTGCTTTTAGAAATGATACTGAATATGCAAAGAATATTGAAGATGATAAACTTAAACACTGGATGCATAATGTGGGATTTTTTCAATCACAATTTCCAATAGAAGATAGTGATTCTTCAAATAAGGATATCAAAAATATTGATTTTGATTATAATGATTTAGTTGATATATCTGATAACTTTAGTTGTAAATTTATGAATTCCGGTGTTATGAGTAATGGAAAAATATATACTGAAAAAACTAAACCTAAATACAATGGCCGGTATACCACTCTAGGAGATGTGCTTGAGAGAAAGGTAGATAATAAATTTTACTTAAATGGGGCACTAGATGAGTGGAATTATATGAAGGGCTCCAAAAGAATTGAGAGAGTTAGTAAAGAAGGACATAAATATATTTTCTCTGAAGGAACTATAGCATTCCCAGACCCAATTGACAGACCTTCTAGAACAATGCTAACGAGTGAATCTTCTAAAAATAGGAGTACACACATTATACAAGACCCAGAAACAAATAAGCTGAGAAAAATTACTCCTACAGAAGCAGAAAGGCTAAATGGGTTTCCGGATAATTGGACTAATACTGGAATGTCACAAAAGTTTAGATATTTTTGTATGGGAAATGCCCTTGTTGTAGGACTAGTATCGAAGATGGGCGAAGAGTTAAATACAATTTTTGCAAATGAAAAATAA